From the Gasterosteus aculeatus chromosome 13, fGasAcu3.hap1.1, whole genome shotgun sequence genome, one window contains:
- the LOC120831348 gene encoding creatine kinase U-type, mitochondrial isoform X1: MANSFTRMMSGRHTAVILASIGAGTLASGYLLSDHIVAAAERTRLYPPSADYPDLRKHNNCMAAALTPSIYGRLRDKTTPNDWTLDQCIQTGVDNPGHPFIKTVGMVAGDEESYEVFAELFDPVIKDRHNGYEPRTMKHPTDLDASKITAGMFDERYVLSSRVRTGRSIRGLSLPPACSRSERREVERVAVTALSGLKGDLSGRYYSLGEMSDREQQQLIDDHLLFDKPVSPLLMSAGMARDWPDARGIWHNNEKNFLIWINEEDHTRIISMEKGGNMKRVFERFCRGLKQVEQLIQERGWEFMWNDRLGYVLTCPSNLGTGLRAGVHIRLPILSRDPRFKRILENLRLQKRGTGGVDTAATGDTVDVSNLDRLGKSEVELVQLVIDGVNYLIECEKRLEKGQDIKIPAPIPQFRK; this comes from the exons ATGGCAAACTCCTTCACCCGTATGATGTCTGGCCGTCACACGGCGGTGATTTTGGCCAGCATAGGAGCTGGTACACTGGCATCTGGATACCTTCTCAGTGACCacattgttgctgctgctgagagGACGAGGCTCTATCCACCCAG TGCAGACTACCCTGACCTGAGGAAGCACAACAACTGCATGGCAGCAGCGCTGACCCCGTCCATCTACGGCCGCCTGAGGGACAAGACAACCCCCAATGACTGGACCCTGGACCAATGCATCCAGACTGGGGTGGACAACCCTGGGCACCCCTTCATCAAGACTGTGGGCATGGTGGCCGGAGATGAGGAGAGCTATGAG GTGTTTGCTGAGCTCTTTGACCCTGTTATCAAGGACCGACACAATGGCTACGAACCTCGCACGATGAAACACCCCACCGACCTGGACGCTTCCAAG ATCACCGCGGGGATGTTCGACGAGCGCTACGTGCTGTCGTCTCGAGTCCGTACCGGTCGCAGCATCCGTGGCCTGAGTCTCCCGCCGGCGTGCTCTCGCTCCGAGCGCCGCGAGGTGGAGCGCGTGGCTGTGACGGCCCTGTCCGGCCTGAAGGGAGACCTGAGCGGTCGCTACTACAGCCTGGGGGAGATGTctgacagagagcagcagcagctcatcgAT GATCACCTCCTGTTTGATAAACCGGTGTCACCGCTGCTCATGTCAGCCGGGATGGCCAGAGACTGGCCCGACGCTCGTGGGATCTG GCACAACAACGAGAAGAACTTCTTAATCTGGATCAACGAGGAGGACCACACAAGGATCATATCCATGGAGAAAGGAGGGAACATGAAGAGGGTGTTTGAACGCTTCTGCAGGGGTCTTAAACAG GTGGAGCAGCTGATTCAGGAGAGAGGCTGGGAGTTCATGTGGAACGACCGTCTGGGCTACGTCCTCACCTGCCCCTCTAACCTCGGCACTGGCCTCAGGGCCGGCGTGCACATCCGCCTGCCCATCCTCAGCAGG GACCCTCGCTTCAAACGCATCCTGGAAAACCTGAGGCTCCAGAAGAGAGGCACGGGAGGCGTGGACACGGCCGCCACCGGAGACACCGTCGACGTCTCCAACCTCGACCGACTGGGCAAGTCGGAG GTGGAGCTGGTACAGCTGGTGATTGACGGCGTTAACTACCTAATCGAGTGTGAGAAGAGGCTGGAGAAGGGGCAGGACATCAAGATCCCCGCCCCCATCCCCCAGTTCAGGAAGTGA
- the LOC120831053 gene encoding CD59 glycoprotein-like — protein sequence MRLCAFLAFMYVMTPSGVCGLKCFTCWSANPGTCTQVWNCPREYDRCSTTVAAENMITKECMRSDVCNNEDAVGVRCCAEDLCNGAKHRGVFVPLLLAPLFIITLFC from the exons ATGAGGCTGTGTGCATTTTTAGCATTCATGTATGTGATGACGCCTTCAGGAG TGTGTGGCTTAAAGTGTTTCACCTGCTGGAGCGCAAACCCGGGCACCTGCACTCAGGTGTGGAACTGTCCTAGAGAGTACGACCGCTGCAGCACCACTGTTG CTGCTGAGAATATGATCACCAAAGAATGCATGAGAAGCGACGTGTGCAATAACGAGGACGCCGTGGGTGTCAGATGCTGCGCCGAAGACCTGTGTAATGGAGCTAAACACCGTGGAGTCTTTGTCCCTCTCCTTCTGGCGCCCTTATTCATCATCACGCTCTTCTGTTGA
- the LOC120831299 gene encoding corticotropin-releasing factor-binding protein has product MSVALRAQLLLFLLSISWRTGLSRYIEDTEAEDGLYSLLSLDQKRESEDFIFRRPLRCLDMLATDGYFTFVASQPQLACAAFIIAGPSEVISLELSDVNIDCSAGDFVKMFDGWVLKGEKFPSRQDHQLPLHQRYTDYCSSAAPGATSRSSQNVAMVFFRIHSPDSGFTLAVRKIHNPFPCNIMSQSPEGSFTMVMPHQHRNCSFSIIYPVEIRMTDLSLGQAKSNELSPQRQAWAGCSGSGDYVELLGGNGVDTSMMVPMADLCFSLTGLAQMKIGCDNSVVRLVSSGNYVNRVSFQYRLLEQRELPKSPENALDNFCSVE; this is encoded by the exons ATGTCGGTGGCTCTGCGCgcacagctgctcctctttctcctctccatctcctggagGACGGGGCTCAGTCGCTACATCGAG GACACTGAAGCTGAGGATGGATTATACTCTCTGCTCAGTTTGGACCAGAAAAGAGAATCAGAGGATTTCATTTTCCGCCGACCTCTCA GGTGTTTGGACATGCTGGCCACTGACGGCTACTTCACCTTCGTGGCGTCTCAACCACAGctggcctgtgctgccttcATCATCGCTGGGCCCAGTGAGGTCATCAGCTTGGAGCTGTCTGACGTCAACATCGACTGCAGCGCCGGGGACTTCGTCAAG ATGTTTGACGGCTGGGTCCTGAAGGGGGAGAAGTTCCCCAGCAGGCAGGACCACCAGCTCCCTCTCCACCAGCGCTACACCGACTACTGCTCCTCCGCAGCTCCGGGGGCCACCAGCCGCTCCTCTCAGAACGTCGCCATGGTCTTCTTTCGCATTCACAGCCCTGACAGTGGCTTCACCCTCGCTGTCCGAAAGATACACAACCCCTTCC cctGTAACATCATGTCTCAGAGTCCAGAGGGCAGCTTCACCATGGTGATGCCACACCAGCACAGGAACTGCAGCTTCTCCATCATCTACCCCGTGGAGATCAGAATGACAGATCTGAGCCTCGGGCAGGCCAAAAGCAATGAACTCAGCCcacag AGGCAGGCGTGGGCGGGCTGTTCTGGGTCAGGTGACTATGTGGAGCTGCTGGGGGGCAACGGGGTGGACACCTCCATGATGGTCCCCATGGCTGACCTCTGCTTCTCCCTCACTGGGCTCG CCCAGATGAAGATCGGTTGCGATAACTCGGTGGTGCGGCTGGTGTCCAGCGGGAACTACGTCAACCGCGTTTCCTTCCAGTACCGACTACTGGAGCAACGTGAGCTCCCCAAGAGCCCAGAGAACGCTCTGGATAACTTCTGCTCCGTGGAATGA